From Calothrix sp. PCC 6303, a single genomic window includes:
- a CDS encoding response regulator: protein MTQFSVISVKRPPLLLVVEDSNEDFEALQRYLDKYPLTIPVYRCVNGDDALAFLYHTGNYTDYQNAPRPGLIVLDLNLPGMDGREVLQQIKQDEDLKLIPVVIFTTSNSPKDIQACYKQGVNSYIVKPMDAARLKRNIQTLIDYWFDTTVLPTDVSEKNQ, encoded by the coding sequence ATGACTCAATTCTCCGTCATTTCTGTTAAGAGACCCCCGCTTTTGTTAGTGGTTGAAGATAGCAATGAAGATTTTGAAGCATTGCAACGCTACCTCGACAAATACCCCTTGACTATTCCTGTCTACCGTTGCGTTAATGGTGATGACGCTTTGGCTTTTCTTTATCACACTGGTAATTACACTGATTACCAGAATGCTCCCCGACCAGGACTGATTGTACTGGATCTCAACCTACCAGGGATGGATGGGCGAGAAGTATTGCAACAAATCAAACAAGATGAGGATTTAAAATTAATTCCTGTAGTTATTTTCACTACATCAAACAGCCCCAAAGATATTCAAGCCTGCTACAAACAAGGGGTGAATAGCTATATCGTCAAACCAATGGATGCTGCTAGATTAAAACGTAACATTCAAACCTTGATAGATTATTGGTTTGATACAACAGTCCTCCCTACCGATGTTTCGGAGAAAAACCAGTGA
- a CDS encoding response regulator, with protein sequence MDRIQRTVLVVDDNPEDCEMYRRYLLRIQEYNYTVVVATLGQEGLAQWRQYQPDAVLLDYRLPDMDGLEFLSALQAQGQKSLLSVIMVTGEGNEAIAVQAIKAGAQDYLVKGKITPEKLRLAVNATINSVGLQNQLQQRIERERVIAEISQKVYKSLELDDVLNTTVQEVRNFLQSDRVLVFHLESDGSGTVMAESVGAEWCSILTTKIYDPCLVESYIEQYRQGLVTTTTDTYDGSIDPCHLELLDQFQVRANLVVPILHEDQFWGLLIAHQCNAPRQWQPLETDLLQQLATQVSVAIRQAELYQQAQRELAERQRAEEVLRDKEEKLRLALEASQMVTWDWNILTNEIQWSGSETMLLELVSYDLWFSRLFPEDRDRVLDAINAAITTGVDYDMEFRMIYPDDSIRWKLSQGKVFYNSTGQPTRMTGINLDITDRKRSEAEIRQSEYQVRRILNNLFSFVGVMTPDGVLVEANRTALEAAALSPSDVLGKPFPDTYWWSYSPEIQAQLALAIQQAAAGEIVRYDVEVRLGEGKFIVIDFFLAPLFDDTGRVEYLIPSGIDITDRKLAQEALQKSEEFKNRVLESSSDCIKVLDMEGRLLYVNAGGMCLLEIDDLTPFLNTEWLCFWQDEYRQAATAAITQAKRGETAKFQGFCPTAKGTPKWWDVVVSPIRDSAGQVIQLLSVSRDMTEQKQAQASLQEQTKLLQVILSSIGDGLIAANQQGELTIFNEAAHSIFGSLLNEIPPNEWASTYGLFLPDQKTLFPQDEFPLIKALQGETVTDVEVFICNQQELEGRWISANGYPLSDGSDDIKGGIVVFRDITERKRSEIERDRILQLEQAARTEAERANRVKDEFLAVLSHELRSPLNPILGWTKLLQTRQFDADQTAKALATIERNAKLQTELIDDLLDIAKILRGKLNLNVAPVNLKLIIEAALDTVSTAATAKSILIEARVPPIGQVLGDATRLQQVIWNLISNAIKFTPSGGRIDIRLQNVDDHAQLTFTDTGKGINPDFIPHIFEAFRQEDFSVTRKHGGLGLGLAIVYSLVELHGGTISAASLGEGQGATFTVRLPLLKDDSQQIDELLEQEPDLTGIKILTVDDDQDSRELLTVLLMQYGAEVTALTSAQDVLSTLESSFQPDVLVSDIGMPDMDGYTLIRRIRALAPQQGGKVPAIALTSYARETDQQQALAAGFQRHIAKPIDPHQLAQAIVLVLCNSKNTSLS encoded by the coding sequence ATGGATCGAATTCAGCGCACTGTTTTGGTTGTAGATGACAACCCTGAAGACTGCGAAATGTATCGCCGCTATTTACTGAGAATTCAAGAGTATAACTACACTGTGGTAGTTGCAACCTTGGGACAGGAAGGGCTAGCTCAGTGGCGACAGTACCAACCAGATGCGGTGTTGCTAGACTATCGATTGCCTGATATGGACGGTCTGGAATTTCTCAGCGCTCTGCAAGCTCAAGGACAAAAATCGCTTCTCTCAGTAATTATGGTGACGGGGGAAGGAAATGAAGCGATCGCAGTTCAAGCAATTAAAGCAGGTGCTCAAGATTACTTGGTTAAAGGAAAAATTACCCCGGAGAAATTGCGTTTAGCAGTTAACGCTACTATAAATTCAGTGGGATTACAAAATCAACTGCAACAGCGGATTGAGCGGGAGCGTGTAATTGCTGAGATTTCTCAAAAAGTTTACAAATCACTAGAACTGGATGATGTTCTCAACACTACTGTACAAGAAGTACGTAATTTTCTCCAAAGCGATCGCGTCCTCGTTTTTCATCTAGAATCAGATGGCAGCGGGACGGTAATGGCAGAATCTGTTGGGGCAGAGTGGTGTTCGATCCTAACAACAAAAATCTATGACCCCTGCCTGGTTGAAAGCTATATAGAACAATATCGTCAGGGACTTGTCACCACTACCACAGATACTTACGATGGCAGCATCGATCCTTGTCATCTGGAACTGCTAGATCAATTTCAAGTTAGAGCAAATCTAGTGGTGCCGATTCTCCACGAAGACCAATTTTGGGGACTGCTAATTGCCCACCAATGTAACGCTCCTCGCCAATGGCAACCCTTAGAAACTGATTTACTCCAGCAGTTAGCAACCCAAGTAAGTGTTGCTATCCGTCAAGCAGAGCTTTATCAACAAGCACAGAGAGAATTAGCCGAACGGCAACGCGCTGAAGAAGTGTTGCGAGACAAAGAGGAAAAACTACGTTTGGCGCTAGAAGCTTCCCAAATGGTAACTTGGGACTGGAATATTCTGACAAATGAAATTCAATGGTCTGGCAGTGAAACAATGCTGTTGGAGCTAGTTTCCTACGATCTGTGGTTTTCTCGACTGTTTCCGGAAGACCGCGATCGCGTCCTAGATGCAATCAATGCTGCCATCACAACTGGTGTAGATTACGACATGGAATTTCGCATGATCTACCCAGATGATAGCATTCGTTGGAAACTAAGCCAGGGAAAAGTATTTTATAATTCAACTGGACAACCGACACGGATGACAGGTATTAACCTGGATATCACCGATCGTAAAAGATCAGAAGCGGAAATTCGCCAAAGTGAATACCAAGTTCGGCGAATCCTAAATAACTTGTTTAGTTTTGTTGGCGTGATGACCCCAGATGGTGTACTGGTTGAAGCCAATCGAACGGCATTAGAAGCCGCTGCACTATCTCCCAGTGATGTATTGGGTAAACCCTTTCCCGACACCTATTGGTGGTCTTACAGTCCAGAAATTCAAGCCCAACTAGCGCTGGCGATTCAACAAGCGGCAGCCGGAGAAATAGTTCGCTATGACGTAGAGGTGCGCTTGGGTGAAGGAAAATTCATCGTCATCGATTTTTTCCTAGCACCTTTATTCGATGATACAGGACGAGTCGAGTATCTTATTCCTTCCGGCATCGATATCACGGATCGGAAACTAGCCCAAGAAGCTTTACAAAAAAGTGAAGAGTTTAAGAACCGAGTATTAGAAAGCAGTAGTGACTGCATCAAAGTACTTGATATGGAGGGACGACTGTTATACGTTAACGCAGGTGGGATGTGCCTCTTAGAGATCGATGATCTGACTCCCTTCCTCAATACCGAGTGGCTGTGTTTTTGGCAAGACGAATACCGACAAGCAGCAACAGCCGCCATCACTCAGGCAAAGAGAGGAGAAACTGCTAAATTTCAAGGCTTTTGTCCCACTGCGAAAGGGACACCCAAATGGTGGGATGTTGTGGTTTCACCTATCCGCGATTCAGCCGGACAGGTGATACAACTTTTATCGGTTTCTAGGGATATGACCGAGCAGAAACAAGCACAAGCCTCTTTGCAAGAGCAAACTAAATTATTACAAGTTATTTTAAGCAGCATTGGTGATGGTTTAATTGCTGCCAACCAACAAGGGGAATTGACAATTTTTAATGAGGCTGCACACAGCATATTTGGTTCACTTTTAAATGAGATACCACCTAATGAATGGGCAAGCACCTATGGACTGTTTTTACCTGACCAAAAAACCCTATTTCCTCAAGACGAATTCCCCCTAATAAAAGCTTTACAAGGCGAAACAGTTACAGATGTAGAGGTGTTTATCTGCAATCAGCAGGAATTAGAAGGACGGTGGATCAGTGCTAATGGCTACCCTTTAAGTGATGGAAGTGACGATATTAAAGGCGGAATAGTTGTCTTTCGAGATATTACAGAACGAAAACGATCTGAAATCGAACGCGATCGCATTCTTCAATTAGAACAAGCTGCCCGTACAGAGGCAGAACGTGCTAACCGCGTCAAAGATGAGTTTCTAGCAGTACTATCCCACGAACTGCGATCGCCCCTCAACCCAATTCTGGGCTGGACAAAACTCCTACAAACGCGCCAGTTTGACGCAGATCAAACTGCAAAAGCACTGGCAACAATTGAACGTAACGCCAAATTACAAACAGAACTAATTGACGATCTCCTGGATATCGCCAAGATTTTGCGCGGCAAACTTAACTTGAATGTAGCTCCAGTCAATTTAAAATTAATCATTGAAGCTGCACTAGATACCGTTAGTACGGCAGCCACCGCTAAGTCAATTTTAATTGAGGCAAGAGTACCCCCAATTGGTCAAGTATTAGGTGATGCAACTCGACTTCAACAAGTTATCTGGAACTTAATTTCCAATGCTATTAAATTTACACCTTCAGGTGGACGCATTGATATTCGCTTACAAAATGTAGATGATCACGCACAACTCACCTTCACAGATACTGGTAAAGGCATTAACCCTGACTTTATACCCCACATATTTGAGGCGTTTCGTCAAGAAGACTTCTCTGTCACCCGCAAACATGGTGGTTTAGGGCTGGGGTTAGCTATTGTGTATAGCTTGGTGGAACTTCACGGTGGCACTATCAGCGCTGCAAGTCTAGGTGAAGGACAAGGTGCCACTTTTACTGTTCGATTACCCTTACTGAAAGATGATAGTCAACAAATTGATGAATTGTTAGAACAAGAACCAGATCTAACTGGAATCAAAATTTTGACAGTGGATGACGATCAAGATTCTCGTGAATTACTGACGGTTTTATTGATGCAGTATGGAGCCGAGGTGACAGCACTCACCTCTGCCCAAGATGTTTTGAGTACCTTAGAATCCTCCTTTCAACCCGATGTATTAGTCAGTGATATTGGAATGCCAGATATGGATGGTTATACCCTGATCAGACGTATCCGCGCTTTGGCACCCCAACAAGGTGGAAAAGTTCCAGCCATTGCCCTCACCTCCTATGCTAGAGAAACAGACCAACAACAAGCCCTAGCAGCCGGGTTTCAACGGCACATTGCCAAACCTATTGATCCTCACCAATTAGCTCAAGCTATTGTTTTAGTTTTGTGCAACTCAAAAAATACCAGTTTGAGTTAA
- a CDS encoding polysaccharide deacetylase family protein, with protein sequence MIFPTHLLIIFLLIFVAVSIYLFQKLAATSKYQIMGEYFNQVETNDSVVALTYDDGPNPEYTVKLINLLDNLGVKATFFAIGKEIQAHPQVIKQLVASGHEVGNHSYSHQKMIWKTPKFLLKEINKTDELLRELGVKNEILFRAPFGFKRLTLPYILKQQKKKNILWSLDPKDYQESDPEIIANRILENIKPGTIILLHDGGGDRTATINATRIVINRLQAEGYRFLTVSQLLQTQVSVTSQKMV encoded by the coding sequence ATGATTTTTCCCACCCACCTACTTATCATCTTTTTATTGATTTTTGTCGCAGTTAGTATTTATCTTTTCCAGAAACTAGCTGCCACATCCAAATATCAAATCATGGGTGAATACTTTAATCAGGTTGAAACCAATGATTCTGTGGTTGCATTAACCTATGATGACGGACCAAATCCAGAGTATACAGTTAAGCTAATTAATTTGTTGGATAATTTAGGAGTGAAGGCGACATTTTTCGCCATCGGCAAAGAAATCCAAGCACATCCCCAAGTTATCAAACAATTAGTTGCTAGTGGACATGAAGTTGGAAACCATTCCTACTCACATCAGAAAATGATTTGGAAAACCCCCAAATTCCTACTTAAAGAAATCAATAAAACTGATGAATTGTTGAGGGAATTAGGGGTTAAAAACGAAATTCTCTTTCGCGCTCCTTTTGGATTTAAGCGTTTAACTTTACCTTATATTCTCAAGCAACAAAAAAAGAAGAATATTTTGTGGAGTTTAGATCCTAAAGATTATCAGGAGTCTGACCCAGAAATTATCGCCAATCGAATTTTAGAAAATATCAAGCCAGGAACGATAATATTACTGCATGATGGTGGAGGCGATCGCACTGCGACAATAAACGCTACTAGAATTGTCATCAATCGGCTGCAAGCTGAGGGTTATCGGTTTCTCACAGTTTCTCAATTGCTGCAAACTCAGGTTTCTGTAACGAGTCAAAAAATGGTTTAA
- a CDS encoding glycosyltransferase family 2 protein, whose protein sequence is MENYLLIYLLLSIVTFFFVILIGLPILFFFIECIAALLKNTDHINYNNLTRPSVAVIIPAYNEASCIDTTLLRLKHELVPTDKVIVVADNCSDETAAIARQYKVTVLERFDATYRGKGYALDWGLQHLKANPPEVVVFLDADCQVHHDTITHLAQIAIAKNRPIQATNLLKTAEHSTPRDAISSLAFIMKNLVRQRGLHNLGLPATLTGTGMAFPWAIIDQVSFASGNIVEDKQLGLDLAVAGYSPVYCEQALVTGYFPQHQQAGNTQRTRWVHGHLQTLLTQVPAMLLAAWRQKRLDLLAIGLDMAIPPLSLLVSLWLMEVVISLMIFPISSIPAGIASIQGLMLFTAIFGAWNKFAKNDFPARIFLEIPIYILWNLSIYWSFLIKPQRTWIRTQRDIEIS, encoded by the coding sequence ATGGAAAATTATCTTTTAATCTATCTGTTACTAAGTATAGTTACTTTTTTCTTCGTTATTCTAATAGGATTACCAATTTTATTTTTTTTTATTGAGTGTATTGCTGCACTATTAAAAAATACTGATCACATAAACTACAACAATTTAACCAGACCATCAGTTGCAGTCATAATTCCAGCCTACAATGAAGCATCTTGCATTGATACTACATTGTTAAGACTAAAGCACGAGTTAGTCCCAACAGATAAAGTAATTGTTGTGGCTGATAACTGTAGTGATGAGACAGCTGCGATCGCACGGCAGTACAAAGTCACTGTTTTAGAGCGTTTTGATGCTACATACAGAGGCAAAGGATACGCACTAGATTGGGGTTTACAGCACCTCAAAGCAAATCCACCGGAAGTAGTTGTTTTCCTTGATGCAGACTGTCAAGTGCATCATGACACCATCACCCATTTAGCACAGATAGCGATCGCTAAAAATCGACCAATTCAAGCGACAAATCTGCTCAAAACGGCAGAACACTCCACACCACGGGATGCAATTTCCAGCTTGGCATTTATTATGAAGAATTTAGTTCGTCAGCGAGGACTTCACAATCTAGGTTTACCTGCAACCCTCACGGGGACAGGAATGGCTTTCCCATGGGCAATAATTGATCAAGTTAGCTTTGCCAGTGGCAACATTGTGGAAGATAAGCAACTCGGCTTAGATTTAGCGGTGGCTGGATATAGTCCCGTTTATTGTGAACAAGCATTAGTCACAGGTTATTTTCCCCAACATCAGCAAGCAGGAAATACCCAACGTACCCGATGGGTTCATGGACATCTACAAACATTACTAACCCAAGTTCCTGCTATGTTACTTGCTGCTTGGCGACAAAAACGCCTTGACTTATTGGCAATTGGTTTAGATATGGCTATTCCACCGCTATCTTTGCTTGTATCTCTTTGGCTAATGGAGGTAGTGATCAGCTTGATGATATTCCCTATCTCTTCTATCCCTGCTGGAATCGCAAGTATTCAAGGTCTAATGCTATTTACTGCAATCTTTGGGGCTTGGAATAAATTTGCTAAAAATGATTTCCCTGCAAGAATATTTTTAGAAATACCAATTTACATCCTTTGGAATCTAAGTATTTATTGGTCATTTTTAATTAAACCTCAAAGAACCTGGATTCGGACTCAACGAGATATTGAAATCAGTTAA